In Mustela nigripes isolate SB6536 chromosome 2, MUSNIG.SB6536, whole genome shotgun sequence, a single window of DNA contains:
- the PIAS4 gene encoding E3 SUMO-protein ligase PIAS4 isoform X1 → MAAELVEAKNMVMSFRVSDLQMLLGFVGRSKSGLKHELVTRALQLVQFDCSPELFKKIKELYETRYAKKSSEPVPQPHRPMDPLTMHSTYDRAGTVPRTPLSGPNIDYPVLYGKYLNGLGRLPAKTLKPEVRLVKLPFFNMLDELLKPTELVPQNSEKLQESPCIFALTPRQVELIRNSRELQPGIKAVQVVLRICYSDTSSPQEDQYPPNIAVKVNHSYCSVPGYYPSNKPGVEPKRPCRPINLTHLMYLSSATNRITVTWGNYGKSYSVALYLVRQLTSSELLQRLKTIGVKHPELCKALVKEKLRLDPDSEIATTGVRVSLICPLVKMRLSVPCRAETCAHLQCFDAVFYLQMNEKKPTWTCPVCDKPAPYDQLVIDGLLSKILSECQDADEIEYLVDGSWCPIRAEKERSCSPQCPILVLGPSDANGLLSAPNVNGGGGGGALGGAGGGGSAAGGVENGKPGADVVDLTLDSSSSSEEEEDEEEDEEDEDEEGPRPKRRCPFPKGLVSAC, encoded by the exons ATGGCGGCGGAGCTGGTGGAGGCCAAA AACATGGTGATGAGTTTCCGAGTCTCCGATCTTCAGATGCTCCTGGGTTTTGTTGGCCGGAGTAAGAGTGGACTTAAACACGAACTCGTCACCCGGGCCCTCCAGCTGGTCCAGTTTGACTGTAGCCCCGAGCTGTTCAAGAAGATCAAGGAGCTGTACGAGACACGCTACGCCAAGAAGAGCTCAGagcctgtcccccagccccaccgGCCCATGGACCCCCTGACCATGCACTCAACTTACGACCGGGCTGGCACGGTGCCCAGGACTCCCCTCTCGGGCCCCAACATTGACTATCCCGTGCTCTACGGGAAGTACTTGAATGGACTTGGACGCTTGCCCGCCAAGACCCTCAAGCCAGAAGTGCGTCTGGTGAAACTGCCCTTCTTCAACATGCTGGACGAGTTGCTGAAGCCCACAGAGCTGG TCCCGCAGAATAGCGAGAAGCTGCAGGAGAGCCCGTGCATCTTTGCGCTGACGCCGAGGCAAGTGGAGCTGATCAGGAACTCCAG AGAACTGCAGCCCGGGATCAAGGCCGTGCAGGTCGTCCTCAG AATTTGCTACTCAGACACCAGCAGCCCTCAGGAGGACCAGTACCCACCCAACATCGCCGTGAAGGTCAACCACAGCTACTGCTCAGTCCCG GGCTACTACCCCTCCAATAAGCCGGGAGTGGAACCCAAGAGGCCCTGCCGCCCCATCAACCTCACCCACCTCATGTACCTGTCCTCGGCCACCAACCGCATCACCGTGACCTGGGGGAACTACGGCAAG AGTTACTCCGTGGCCTTGTACCTGGTGCGGCAGCTGACCTCTTCGGAGCTGCTGCAGAGGTTGAAAACCATCGGGGTCAAGCACCCAGAGCTGTGCAAGGCGCTGG TCAAAGAGAAGCTGCGCCTGGACCCTGACAGCGAGATCGCCACCACGGGCGTGCGGGTCTCCCTCATCTGCCCG ctgGTGAAGATGCGGCTGTCGGTGCCCTGCCGCGCCGAGACCTGCGCGCACCTGCAGTGCTTCGACGCCGTCTTCTACCTGCAGATGAACGAGAAGAAGCCCACCTGGACGTGCCCCGTGTGTGACAAGCCGGCCCCCTACGACCAGCTCGTCATCGACGG GCTCCTCTCCAAGATCCTGAGTGAGTGCCAGGACGCGGACGAGATCGAGTACCTGGTGGACGGCTCGTGGTGCCCGATCCGCGCCGAGAAGGAGCGCAGCTGCAGTCCCCAGTGTCCCATCCTCGTGCTGG GCCCCTCGGACGCCAATGGGCTCCTGTCCGCCCCCAACGTCAACGGCGGTGGTGGCGGCGGTGCGCTGGGGGGCGCCGGTGGCGGTGGCAGTGCGGCAGGTGGCGTGGAGAACGGGAAGCCGGGAGCCGACGTGGTGGACCTCACGCTGGACAGCTCGTCGTcctcggaggaggaggaggacgaggaagaggatgaggaggacGAGGACGAGGAGGGCCCCCGGCCCAAGCGACGCTGCCCCTTTCCGAAGGGCCTGGTGTCGGCCTGCTGA
- the PIAS4 gene encoding E3 SUMO-protein ligase PIAS4 isoform X2 translates to MAAELVEAKNMVMSFRVSDLQMLLGFVGRSKSGLKHELVTRALQLVQFDCSPELFKKIKELYETRYAKKSSEPVPQPHRPMDPLTMHSTYDRAGTVPRTPLSGPNIDYPVLYGKYLNGLGRLPAKTLKPEVRLVKLPFFNMLDELLKPTELVPQNSEKLQESPCIFALTPRQVELIRNSRELQPGIKAVQVVLRICYSDTSSPQEDQYPPNIAVKVNHSYCSVPGYYPSNKPGVEPKRPCRPINLTHLMYLSSATNRITVTWGNYGKSYSVALYLVRQLTSSELLQRLKTIGVKHPELCKALVKEKLRLDPDSEIATTGVRVSLICPMNEKKPTWTCPVCDKPAPYDQLVIDGLLSKILSECQDADEIEYLVDGSWCPIRAEKERSCSPQCPILVLGPSDANGLLSAPNVNGGGGGGALGGAGGGGSAAGGVENGKPGADVVDLTLDSSSSSEEEEDEEEDEEDEDEEGPRPKRRCPFPKGLVSAC, encoded by the exons ATGGCGGCGGAGCTGGTGGAGGCCAAA AACATGGTGATGAGTTTCCGAGTCTCCGATCTTCAGATGCTCCTGGGTTTTGTTGGCCGGAGTAAGAGTGGACTTAAACACGAACTCGTCACCCGGGCCCTCCAGCTGGTCCAGTTTGACTGTAGCCCCGAGCTGTTCAAGAAGATCAAGGAGCTGTACGAGACACGCTACGCCAAGAAGAGCTCAGagcctgtcccccagccccaccgGCCCATGGACCCCCTGACCATGCACTCAACTTACGACCGGGCTGGCACGGTGCCCAGGACTCCCCTCTCGGGCCCCAACATTGACTATCCCGTGCTCTACGGGAAGTACTTGAATGGACTTGGACGCTTGCCCGCCAAGACCCTCAAGCCAGAAGTGCGTCTGGTGAAACTGCCCTTCTTCAACATGCTGGACGAGTTGCTGAAGCCCACAGAGCTGG TCCCGCAGAATAGCGAGAAGCTGCAGGAGAGCCCGTGCATCTTTGCGCTGACGCCGAGGCAAGTGGAGCTGATCAGGAACTCCAG AGAACTGCAGCCCGGGATCAAGGCCGTGCAGGTCGTCCTCAG AATTTGCTACTCAGACACCAGCAGCCCTCAGGAGGACCAGTACCCACCCAACATCGCCGTGAAGGTCAACCACAGCTACTGCTCAGTCCCG GGCTACTACCCCTCCAATAAGCCGGGAGTGGAACCCAAGAGGCCCTGCCGCCCCATCAACCTCACCCACCTCATGTACCTGTCCTCGGCCACCAACCGCATCACCGTGACCTGGGGGAACTACGGCAAG AGTTACTCCGTGGCCTTGTACCTGGTGCGGCAGCTGACCTCTTCGGAGCTGCTGCAGAGGTTGAAAACCATCGGGGTCAAGCACCCAGAGCTGTGCAAGGCGCTGG TCAAAGAGAAGCTGCGCCTGGACCCTGACAGCGAGATCGCCACCACGGGCGTGCGGGTCTCCCTCATCTGCCCG ATGAACGAGAAGAAGCCCACCTGGACGTGCCCCGTGTGTGACAAGCCGGCCCCCTACGACCAGCTCGTCATCGACGG GCTCCTCTCCAAGATCCTGAGTGAGTGCCAGGACGCGGACGAGATCGAGTACCTGGTGGACGGCTCGTGGTGCCCGATCCGCGCCGAGAAGGAGCGCAGCTGCAGTCCCCAGTGTCCCATCCTCGTGCTGG GCCCCTCGGACGCCAATGGGCTCCTGTCCGCCCCCAACGTCAACGGCGGTGGTGGCGGCGGTGCGCTGGGGGGCGCCGGTGGCGGTGGCAGTGCGGCAGGTGGCGTGGAGAACGGGAAGCCGGGAGCCGACGTGGTGGACCTCACGCTGGACAGCTCGTCGTcctcggaggaggaggaggacgaggaagaggatgaggaggacGAGGACGAGGAGGGCCCCCGGCCCAAGCGACGCTGCCCCTTTCCGAAGGGCCTGGTGTCGGCCTGCTGA